A window of Cydia pomonella isolate Wapato2018A chromosome 22, ilCydPomo1, whole genome shotgun sequence contains these coding sequences:
- the LOC133530044 gene encoding protein 4.1 homolog isoform X6, translated as MRNIHSPAQTLVGAVSVSEKYLIIDSECISVKMVFMDCCRTPLAAEEKANTLPPEAVKRHTMPPQPAPRPAAKDKKPPPGAVKVMPTPEKKEDKKVVESKPAENGTDTASDPGVTNNVDTTPKKNKSGGFGLFGSKREKSPKEDKSPKDKSPKQKSPKEKDSKSKDPKGKVAVLDTSNESSNLDTSNEKSPEKEKPGFTKPYEYTDTEKSPSRTKPKLQGAFSYEKEPITDERQRQLNDSQSPTTRKAGLAFNYAPGEDKKVAESAEKRKTPEDPSKLKTPGIDYVQSAALKEQAKANVIDPTLALLDSERAHHEVGAPLAAVIPAAAPKPENEIQVVIITGRYNPKNKKLDDANGTVLVVKGTLDKATGKIQTERELIDTKSGQITYTNPATGKQESKHGHVDSKTGHILFTSNVIDPKTGKLDPTLAQQYCFVEQAADKVGAKPGREVNLVVITSKYDGKHKKLDAAHGHVDVSRAVVGPDGKVSSNYGVIDPRTGKIDYIDPKTGKQEPKQAYVDQKTGNILVTTGVVDPKSGKVDSSLGQQFSIVEKDATKANREVRLVVITSKYDLKSKKLDPNFAHVDAVKGVLSGTDGKIYTDYGIIDPRTGDIQVTDAKTGKQETKQAVVDPKTGNILLLSGVVDPRTGQLDTTLGQQYSIVDKPTDTFASCPGKEVQLVAVTAKYDSKNKKLDTPNGFVETSRAIISDKDGKVHTNFGILDPNTGKVHYTDQKTGKPDSKQAVVDAKTGSFIVTSGIIDPKTGKPDSSLAQQLTVVDKDAPKGIPERHVNLVIITTKYDPKNKKLDLTNAHVDSIPGTVGTNDKVHTAFGVVDPSTGEITVTDPVTGKQEVKKASVDPKTGNLLLTSGVVDPKTGQIDPSLGQQISIVDKPKDKFASVPGKEVQLVVVTSKYDSKYKKLDHPNGHVETSKGIMTSDGKVHTNFGVIDPRSGKIEHVDPKTGKQEIKQAVADPKTGHLLITSGVVDPRTGKTDSSLAQQLTIVDKDAKPQEREVRLVIITSKYDPKTKKLDPNGHVDSVNGTLGPDGKVHTSFGVVDPATGEVVTIDPVTGKQDVKKATVDPKTGNLLVTSGVSDPKTGHVDPTLGQQISVVNKSKDTFTSVPGKEVQLVIITSKYDPKTKTLENSNGHVDSSRGIKAADGRIHTNYGIIDPKTGKIECVDPKTGKTEVKQATFDPKTGHLLLTSGVVDPKTGKIDASLAQQLSIVDKDVKPLEREIHLVIITTKYDPKNKKIDPSQGYVDTVSGTIGPDGKIRTAIGVVDPATGEIVVTNPATGKQEVKKAQVDPSTGHMLVTSQVFDPRTGKVDPTLAQQFSIVNKPVTPHTKPASVGEIRLVIVTSKYDPRTKTVDAGAGTIDASKGYVSAEDGKIHTDFGIIDPRSGQILYRDPLTGKQELKQADIDPKTGNFIVTTAVVDPKTGKVDPSFAQQLTIVDKQNVLAKAPLSVSPVRHTPSPVKTPASTPVHTPLQSPVSKSSPIISQVQRTSPTVATIPKTPPAKPTTAPPAPPRRKIVKIMVIFTRIDPKTKKPDLHTAEVEHLTGILDPNGVVETKYGVIDINKGTIVATDSAGQQQQRNGVILPETGQIFINSGAIDPKTGKVDPNLGMILSVTKQDDPVVDITTITGPIDPATGKVDIDNSTVELTKGKVDAETGHISTKYGVIDPSNEVIFVTDTLGGQDKKSISIDENTGLITLTGVVDPKTGKVDPKLGQLIVVGTHIDPVVEVTTFVGKVDAKKGLIEPKHSVIESTTGQFNPDTNKIDTKYGQIDLVKGTVTYNDPKTGKLESKEVKVDPVTGQLLLRSGQVNPKSGKPDKDIGRLICLRIIQTKVDPVSGKQIVSNEPKNVKVDPKTNQIWTAGPKDPTTGEVLYTAGQIDPVTGYIITIYGRLDPKTGNILRAHEIDRSLIKVDPISGQIYTATGQVDEDNQPLYSASQVDPSTGEIYTKVSKIDPRTGRLVIVKIYIITQKDEKGRVKEVDPKECTIDETTGRIITTKTVYLYQIIDPITGETIDVDPDDPRLKGARTTVTQTMTLSGKIDPVTGRIKTEYGDIDPDTGDIDPSTAVRDPVTGQLILHYSQIDPSHFEDKSGNYTIEKETQDLPATIDIQKVNTHKFSTFGKDESPVRGDEPRTFTEFTTSEHITHQGYASSNTPLSSKIPVSQRAKKTPTPPVVVKTTTKQLLTKNDEGVTHNVEQEVENLGTGEVTFSTHTNKAESLEPMETGKSPYVTARAVTTRTATTHHDLDTKAKTQQLEEKTVAHTLTSSATRQEQRVLTQEVKTMVTTGDKHQITRRGSESSISSGDSGTPIDFEEGAGEGHYYTTEPGSYRTTTTTSVMGNAPFGSMVHGATTRTTTSAGEPEETTINEDGEIVSSQTISSKTRTVETITYKTERNGVVETRVEQKITIQSDGDPIDHDRALAEAIQEATAMNPDMTVEKIEIQQQSTQP; from the exons AAACCACCCCCTGGTGCTGTGAAGGTAATGCCGACACCCGAGAAGAAGGAAGACAAGAAAGTGGTCGAGAGTAAACCCGCTGAAAATG GCACTGACACTGCCAGCGATCCAGGCGTCACTAATAACGTGGATACCACTCCCAAGAAAAACAAG AGCGGAGGTTTTGGCCTATTCGGTAGTAAAAGAGAGAAATCGCCTAAAGAAGACAAATCTCCCAAGGACAAGTCTCCCAAACAAAAATCACCTAAAGAAAAAGATTCGAAGAGCAAAGATCCCAAAGGCAAAGTGGCGGTGCTCGATACATCTAACGAAAGCTCTAATCTTGACACCTCAAATGAAAAGAGTCCAGAAAAAGAAAAACCAGGCTTCACAAAACCTTACGAATACACGGACACTGAAAAGAGCCCATCTCGCACCAAACCCAAGCTTCAAGGAGCCTTCAGTTACGAAAAAGAACCTATTACCGACGAGAGACAGAGACAGCTTAACGACAGTCAAAGTCCGACGACGAGGAAAGCTGGACTCGCTTTCAATTATGCTCCTGGAGAAGATAAGAAGGTTGCCGAAAGTGCCGAGAAGAGAAAGACTCCAGAAGACCCGAGCAAACTTAAAACTCCAGGCATTGATTATGTCCAGTCAGCTGCACTTAAAGAACAAGCTAAAGCTAACGTCATCGATCCTACTTTGGCGCTATTAGATTCAGAAAGAGCTCATCATGAAGTAGGCGCGCCTTTAGCTGCTGTAATCCCAGCAGCTGCTCCTAAACCAGAAAATGAAATACAAGTCGTCATTATAACTGGAAGATATAATCCTAAGAACAAGAAACTTGACGATGCTAATGGTACAGTTCTTGTCGTCAAAGGAACGCTTGACAAAGCTACTGGAAAAATCCAGACTGAAAGAGAACTCATCGATACCAAGTCAGGACAAATTACATACACGAATCCTGCGACTGGTAAGCAGGAGAGTAAACACGGTCACGTTGATTCCAAGACTGGACATATATTGTTTACTTCTAATGTCATTGATCCTAAAACTGGCAAACTTGACCCAACATTGGCTCAGCAGTATTGCTTTGTTGAACAGGCTGCCGACAAAGTTGGAGCTAAACCAGGAAGAGAGGTCAACTTGGTCGTAATCACAAGCAAATATGACGGTAAGCACAAGAAACTAGATGCCGCACACGGACATGTAGATGTTTCAAGAGCAGTAGTAGGCCCAGATGGCAAAGTCAGCTCCAATTATGGTGTCATCGACCCACGCACAGGCAAAATCGATTACATCGATCCCAAAACAGGCAAACAAGAACCTAAACAGGCGTACGTTGACCAGAAAACAGGCAATATACTGGTTACAACAGGAGTTGTTGATCCTAAATCTGGTAAAGTTGATTCATCGCTTGGTCAACAGTTCAGCATTGTTGAAAAAGATGCCACCAAGGCCAACAGGGAAGTGAGACTAGTCGTCATTACTAGCAAATATGATCTTAAGAGCAAGAAACTAGACCCCAACTTCGCTCACGTTGACGCCGTTAAGGGCGTGCTAAGCGGTACCGATGGTAAGATTTACACTGATTATGGCATTATTGACCCTAGAACGGGCGATATTCAGGTCACTGACGCTAAGACTGGCAAACAAGAAACCAAACAAGCCGTAGTCGATCCTAAGACAGGTAATATTCTTCTTCTATCGGGTGTTGTTGATCCTCGCACAGGACAACTCGATACGACACTAGGACAACAGTACAGCATTGTTGACAAACCTACTGACACTTTCGCCTCGTGCCCTGGAAAGGAGGTTCAGCTCGTTGCTGTCACTGCCAAATACGACTCTAAGAACAAGAAGTTAGATACACCCAACGGATTCGTGGAAACCTCACGAGCCATCATCAGCGACAAAGACGGAAAAGTACATACCAATTTCGGTATTCTCGACCCTAACACCGGCAAAGTTCACTACACTGATCAGAAAACTGGCAAGCCGGACTCGAAGCAAGCTGTCGTTGATGCTAAGACAGGCAGCTTCATTGTAACATCGGGCATTATCGACCCGAAGACAGGCAAACCTGATTCATCACTCGCTCAGCAACTCACAGTTGTCGATAAGGACGCACCTAAGGGCATTCCTGAGAGGCACGTCAACTTGGTTATCATCACCACTAAGTATGACCCGAAGAACAAGAAACTAGACCTAACCAATGCTCACGTCGATAGCATACCTGGAACTGTCGGTACTAATGATAAAGTCCACACAGCGTTTGGTGTCGTCGATCCTAGCACTGGTGAAATTACTGTAACTGATCCAGTAACAGGCAAACAAGAAGTTAAGAAGGCGTCTGTAGACCCGAAGACAGGCAATTTACTGCTTACTTCAGGAGTTGTGGATCCCAAGACAGGACAAATTGATCCTTCTTTGGGACAACAGATCAGCATTGTAGACAAGCCTAAAGACAAATTTGCTTCAGTGCCCGGCAAGGAAGTCCAGTTAGTAGTTGTCACGAGCAAATACGACTCAAAATACAAGAAACTAGACCACCCCAACGGTCACGTAGAAACTTCCAAAGGAATAATGACCTCGGATGGCAAGGTCCACACTAACTTCGGTGTGATTGATCCTAGGAGCGGAAAGATTGAACACGTAGACCCTAAGACAGGCAAACAAGAGATAAAACAAGCGGTCGCTGATCCCAAAACAGGACACCTACTTATCACGTCCGGTGTCGTTGACCCAAGAACAGGCAAGACTGATTCGTCTCTTGCTCAACAACTTACTATCGTCGACAAGGATGCTAAGCCGCAAGAAAGAGAAGTCCGTTTAGTTATTATCACTTCCAAATATGATCCTAAGACTAAGAAATTAGATCCTAATGGTCATGTCGATTCAGTGAATGGCACGCTGGGTCCTGACGGTAAAGTCCACACATCATTTGGTGTTGTAGACCCGGCTACTGGCGAAGTGGTCACCATCGATCCAGTGACGGGCAAACAGGACGTTAAGAAAGCCACCGTTGATCCCAAAACTGGTAATCTACTGGTCACATCAGGAGTTTCTGACCCAAAGACTGGTCATGTCGATCCTACATTAGGACAGCAAATAAGCGTTGTGAACAAATCTAAAGACACATTCACATCTGTGCCAGGAAAGGAAGTGCAATTAGTCATCATCACTAGCAAATATGATCCTAAGACCAAGACTCTTGAAAACAGTAACGGACATGTTGACTCATCACGAGGTATCAAAGCCGCTGATGGCAGAATCCATACTAATTACGGTATTATTGATCCGAAGACAGGAAAGATTGAGTGCGTCGATCCAAAAACAGGCAAGACGGAAGTTAAACAAGCAACTTTCGATCCTAAGACAGGACATCTCCTGCTGACATCGGGCGTGGTCGATCCGAAGACCGGAAAAATAGACGCGTCTCTTGCTCAACAGCTTAGTATTGTGGACAAAGATGTTAAACCACTAGAAAGAGAAATCCACTTGGTAATCATCACCACCAAATATGACCCGAAGAACAAGAAGATCGATCCAAGCCAAGGATACGTAGATACTGTAAGTGGAACTATTGGTCCTGACGGCAAAATCCGTACGGCTATCGGCGTCGTAGACCCAGCTACTGGAGAAATCGTTGTGACTAACCCGGCGACTGGCAAGCAGGAGGTCAAGAAAGCGCAGGTGGATCCTTCAACCGGCCATATGCTCGTCACCAGTCAGGTGTTTGACCCGAGGACCGGGAAAGTTGATCCGACATTGGCGCAGCAATTCAGCATTGTTAACAAGCCTGTTACACCTCATACAAAACCAGCGTCGGTTGGCGAAATTCGCCTAGTAATCGTGACGAGCAAATATGACCCTAGAACCAAGACAGTGGATGCTGGTGCTGGGACTATTGACGCCTCAAAGGGCTACGTCAGCGCCGAGGACGGAAAGATACACACCGACTTTGGTATTATAGACCCACGATCCGGACAGATCCTCTACAGAGATCCCCTAACCGGCAAGCAAGAACTAAAACAAGCAGATATCGACCCGAAGACGGGCAACTTCATCGTGACCACCGCGGTTGTAGACCCCAAGACAGGCAAGGTAGACCCCTCATTCGCTCAACAGTTGACGATTGTTGATAAGCAGAATGTGTTGGCTAAAGCACCACTAAGCGTTTCCCCCGTGAGGCATACCCCATCACCAGTCAAGACTCCTGCTTCCACGCCAGTCCATACACCATTGCAATCGCCCGTATCGAAATCCTCGCCAATCATTAGTCAAGTGCAAAGGACATCACCTACGGTTGCAACTATTCCTAAAACACCACCAGCTAAACCTACTACAGCTCCGCCGGCTCCTCCTAGGAGAAAGATTGTTAAGATCATGGTCATCTTCACTAGAATTGACCCTAAGACTAAGAAACCAGACTTACACACAGCTGAAGTTGAACACCTCACTGGTATTTTGGACCCTAATGGTGTAGTCGAGACGAAATATGGTGTTATAGACATTAACAAGGGCACCATCGTCGCTACTGATTCCGCTGGACAGCAACAACAAAGAAATGGTGTTATCCTACCCGAGACAGGGCAAATCTTCATCAACTCTGGCGCGATTGATCCTAAAACCGGCAAAGTTGACCCCAACTTAGGGATGATTTTGAGCGTCACGAAACAAGACGACCCAGTTGTAGACATTACGACCATCACCGGCCCTATCGATCCTGCTACAGGTAAAGTAGATATCGACAACAGCACTGTTGAGCTCACTAAGGGCAAAGTTGACGCTGAAACCGGACACATCTCCACTAAATACGGAGTCATCGATCCATCTAATGAAGTCATCTTCGTTACGGATACTTTGGGAGGACAGGACAAGAAATCTATCAGTATTGATGAGAACACTGGTCTGATCACCTTAACTGGAGTTGTGGACCCGAAAACTGGAAAAGTCGATCCAAAACTGGGACAACTCATTGTTGTTGGAACACATATAGATCCTGTGGTAGAAGTGACGACATTTGTCGGTAAGGTTGATGCGAAAAAAGGCCTCATTGAGCCAAAACATTCCGTCATCGAAAGCACAACTGGTCAGTTCAATCCCGACACCAACAAGATCGACACTAAGTACGGACAAATCGATCTAGTTAAAGGCACTGTCACATACAACGATCCTAAGACCGGCAAGTTAGAAAGCAAGGAAGTGAAAGTGGATCCTGTTACCGGCCAACTTTTACTACGCAGTGGACAAGTTAACCCGAAATCTGGAAAGCCCGATAAGGACATTGGCAGGCTTATTTGCCTGAGGATAATTCAAACTAAAGTCGATCCTGTCTCAGGCAAGCAAATCGTATCAAATGAACCCAAGAACGTTAAGGTTGATCCCAAAACCAACCAGATCTGGACCGCTGGGCCGAAAGACCCTACAACTGGAGAGGTTCTATACACCGCTGGTCAAATCGACCCCGTCACTGGTTATATCATCACTATTTACGGTCGTTTAGACCCGAAGACTGGAAATATATTGAGGGCACATGAAATCGACAGGTCGCTTATCAAAGTCGACCCGATTAGTGGACAAATCTACACTGCTACTGGTCAAGTTGATGAAGACAACCAACCTTTGTATTCCGCTTCTCAGGTAGATCCGTCCACAGGAGAAATCTACACGAAAGTCAGCAAAATCGATCCGAGGACCGGCAGGTTGGTAATCGTGAAGATTTACATCATAACGCAGAAAGACGAGAAAGGACGCGTCAAGGAAGTCGATCCTAAAGAATGCACCATTGATGAAACAACTGGCAGAATCATTACAACAAAAACTGTCTACTTGTATCAAATCATTGACCCGATCACTGGCGAAACGATCGATGTAGACCCAGATGATCCAAGACTCAAAGGCGCAAGAACCACTGTCACACAAACCATGACGTTATCAGGCAAAATAGATCCAGTCACCGGCAGAATCAAGACGGAATATGGAGATATCGACCCAGATACAGGAGATATAGACCCGAGCACCGCCGTCAGAGACCCGGTTACCGGacaactaatattacattacTCACAAATAGATCCCTCACACTTCGAAGACAAGAGCGGTAACTACACGATAGAAAAGGAAACCCAGGATCTCCCAGCCACTATTGATATCCAGAAAGTTAATACCCATAAATTCTCAACGTTCGGCAAAGATGAAAGCCCTGTTAGAGGAGATGAGCCTAGGACATTCACAGAGTTCACAACGAGCGAGCATATAACGCACCAAGGCTACGCGTCGTCAAACACCCCTCTATCCTCAAAGATCCCCGTCTCGCAGCGAGCCAAGAAGACCCCGACTCCGCCCGTCGTCGTCAAGACCACCACCAAACAACTCCTGACCAAGAATGACGAGGGCGTCACGCATAATGTCGAGCAGGAGGTCGAGAACCTCGGCACTGGCGAGGTCACATTCTCCACACACACCAATAAG GCGGAAAGCCTAGAGCCGATGGAGACCGGAAAGAGCCCGTACGTCACGGCGAGGGCTGTCACCACGAGAACGGCAACGACGCATCACGATCTCGACACCAAGGCCAAGACCCAACAGTTGGAAGAGAAGACAGTAGCCCATACCCTAACTTCATCAGCCACCAGGCAAGAACAGCGTGTTTTGACGCAGGAAGTCAAAACTATGGTCACTACTGGCGATAAG CATCAGATAACCAGACGAGGCTCAGAGAGCTCAATCTCTAGCGGAGATTCCGGCACACCCATCGATTTCGAAGAAGGCGCCGGAGAGGGTCACTACTACACCACC GAACCCGGATCGTATAGGACGACCACCACCACCAGTGTAATGGGCAACGCTCCTTTTGGCAGCATGGTTCACGGAGCCACCACCagg acAACAACAAGTGCAGGGGAACCGGAAGAGACGACAATCAACGAGGACGGTGAGATCGTGTCCTCGCAGACCATCAGCTCGAAGACGCGCACGGTCGAGACCATCACC tacaAGACGGAGCGAAACGGCGTGGTAGAGACGCGCGTAGAACAAAAGATCACCATCCAGTCCGACGGAGACCCCATAGACCACGACCGAGCCCTCGCCGAGGCCATTCAG GAGGCAACAGCGATGAACCCAGACATGACGGTCGAAAAGATAGAAATCCAACAACAAAGCACGCAGCCGTAA